Genomic window (Zymoseptoria tritici IPO323 chromosome 1, whole genome shotgun sequence):
ATCAGCATAGTCAAAATACTCGTTGGATAGGATACACTAACGATACGCATGATATGTCCTTCCATTCTCATGCCGGTAcatggtcgtcgtcgtcgccaatGTCCGTCCGCTAGGTATAGATGCATCAACACGAGGCATGATGCCAATAATGACTGAGAATGTGAGAGAATGTCACTCACGACGAATAGCTCCCATCATCATCAGGGTAGACATCTCCATTCTCATATGTAGAATATGTGTCGTCCTGCGAGCGTCAGCGTACGATCCATgttcatcaccatcaccaaaCAGTGGCTTGGGATCATGCACTCAATTCAGCAGGGGAACAACGCCTCGAAACATACCACAGGAATCTCAGCGGAGGAGTTACTCATATTGGAGGAGGTCGTTTCCGAGCGTTTCGCCTTGGAGAGGCGGCTCAAGAAAGAAGGTCGGTCGAAGTGCTGATAAATCGTGCGATGTTTGAAGTCTTCGGTGGTTTGAATGTAGGTCCGAATAAAGCCACACTTATCAGCCAAAAGCGCGGTCCGAGTGGGAGGAGACGGTAGATTCGTCCCAGTGCAGCGGGGCGGTTTTGTATTTGAAGGATGGGTTTCCAGATGACAGCCGATCGGGATTAATGGCTGTAATGATGCTCGCTTCTCGACAGTATAACCTGTTGTGCAAGCAAGGAATCAATCTACTTGACACTGCGAATTGCTTTCTCACGATTTCTTTGCCTtcgttcgaggaggatgcaaGGTGGATACCTCAGAAACCTGTCAGTTTTTCACCCCGGTTTTGGGCACCGCAGACGGCACAGCTGTCAATCCCAGCAATTCCGTGAACCGGACGGTGATACCAATGCAGATCTTTGACAGTCTCGGGTTTCCCGACAGCAGGTTTCGTCGACGGAGAGAAGTGCGAGAACAGATGACAGGCTGATGATTGAATGATGCAAATCGATGAGCTTGATGAtccgtggaggaggagaagtggaTCCAAATGGCGGGCCTTGTGTATCTTGAGATTGTGACTGTCGTGTTGCACGGCACACCGCTGATGGCTGTTCGATGGCTGTTTGTGCCCTTCGAGGTGATATACGGAGTCGTGTGTGGAGTCCGCAGCAGAAGGTCGAAAAGAGAAGAGGCTGCAACGACTGGCACAAGCGAGTAGAAAAGGCGTCCAGAAGAACCTCAACCTGTGTGAAGACTTATCCGAGGCTTCTCCACGGCGAGTTTCACGTGTGTGAAAGACAAAGATGAAGTCGAAGCAGACACCTCCGCCTGCGTGGTCTCGAACCGCCGTCGAGAGAGGCAAAGTCAATTGCACCTGTCCGGCACGCCGTTCGACGTTCCGAGTGACGTGCAGTGTGGAGAAGAAAGACCTCGAGTTGGACAAGATACCCCGCTACCGCATGTTAGCAGGAGGGAGAGTATCATGTTGGCGAGACATTTGATGGAAGTTGTTCGAGTCTGGGCTCTGGCGTGTGTGTGAGTGAACGATGATAAGCTCCGTGTGGGCTTGCTGCCCGGATCGACGACGTGCAGCACCGGTGCAGCCAGCGGTGGAACCAATGCCGTGGACCTGGGCCAACGCATTCCTTTTGACGTGCAGAGACGAGGTACATGTACGAGAGTCGATGAGATAGGCAATTGCCTTTCCATTTCCATTTCCATTCCTTCGATTTCCTCCGATCTATAACCTATCCCACCCAATCCAACCCACTTCCTCGCACAACCAGATCATGCAACTCAGGTTTCTCAAGCCCATGAGCTGGCCGTGCAGAATGCTGCTTTCCCAGAACCTACTCATGGCCTCCCCAAACAAAACATCGCTTTTTGTTTCCCGTCTTCCTCACTCCCTGCCTCGCCATCGACTCTTGGCGAATGCGTTGTGCCCAATCTATGCCTCTCTAATATCCTTGTCCAGGTGACCAACGCCGCACTCATCCCAGCGCAATTATCATTCCACAATTCCCTTCAACAGTATGCCCTTCTCAGTCCAATGCCATCCCCTCAAAGCGAATCCGGAAACATCTTCATCTGCTCACTCCTCGCCACACTACACCTCAACTTGAACGGCCGCGCCATCTCCTGAGGGGCTCTTAGTAGACTGGGACCCCCGCTGGTACCACCATCCGACCGTCCCTGCTAAGGATGGCCAGGTGGTCGTCCAAACGGTTCCTCCTGCACGGGACTCGGACTCCTCACCGTCCCACTCCTTAACGCCTCCCTCGGACCCGCCATATCCGTGCCCGTATCTCGCCCACTCGTCAGTGCGGACGAAATCTGCGCGTTCGGAACCGCCGAATCCGCCGGTAGAGATAACGTGCGTTGAAATTCCGTCTGTTCGCGTTGTTTGCCGGCACTCGCGCTGCGACTACCTCCCGCGGCAGACGCACGATGGAGGtgatcgtcctcgtcgctgGAAGGCGGTGTGTCTTCCTCCAGAATCCCGCCTCGACCTCGTGCGGCGCTGCTGTCCATGCTTTCCCGCCGTAGTCTGTCAGCCTTATCCTTCAGCACTTTGGCTTCTTCCGCGGCGCGCTGGGCGCGGACTTGTTTCTTCCACATGCTTGCGTAGCGGCCCTTTTTCTCGAGTAGTTCTTGGTGGGTGCCGCTTTCGGCGACTTTGCCTTcgtggaggacgaggattTGGTCGCACATGGTGATAGTGCTGAGGCGGTGGGCGATGACGAGCATGGTGCGACCCTGAGCGAGGGTTTGGAGGGCTTCTTGGATGTGCTCTTCTGTCTCAGTGTCGAGGGCTGCGGTGGCttcgtcgaggaggatgatgcgcGGGTCTTTGATGATGGTTCGGGCGATGGCGACTCGTTGCTTCTCACCACCGGAGAGGCGAAGCCCACGCTCGCCGACTTTGGTCTCGTATCCATCGGGAAAGCCGAGGATTTTGTCGTGGATGGAGGCGGCACGGCAAGCTGCGTAGACTTCTTCGTCCGTGGCGTCTTGTCGGGCGTACTTCAAATTGTACATGAGCGTCTCGTTGAAGAGGATGGTATCTTGTGGCACAACACCGATGTGTTTCCTCAAGCTGTCGATGGTGATGCTCTCCACATCGTGACCGTCGAGTTGGATGTTGCCGGCTTCGGCGTTGTAGAAGCGGAAGAGCAGTCGGAAGACGGTCGATTTGCCTCCCCCTGACTCACCGACGAGCGCTGTTGCGGTGCCTGGAGCGCATGTGAAAGACAGTCCTTGCAATGCTGGCTTCCTGGTGTCGTATGAAAACTTCACCTCATTGTAGCGAATCTCTCCTTCGCAGCTGGGTAATGTCGTGACATCAGGTTTGTCAATCACTGTCGGCTGTTCCTTGAACAGTTCCAGCATTCGCTCCGAATTGATCATGTTGTTTTGAATCATTCGGTAAAAGGTACCGAAGAAGTTCAGCGGTCCTTGGAGTTGGGTCATGTAGGTCAGCATAATGACAAAATCACCGACCGGAATCAGTCCGCTGGTGACTTGATATGCCGCGATGAAGCACGCCACGATCAAGCCTACCATGAACACCAAGTTCTGGATGGTATTCATCAACGCCAAAGACAACGTGACCAGGTATTCGGCTTTCTGATATTTGTTCACCGCATCCCGGTAGCGGTTGAACTCGTATGCCTCGGCATTGAAGTACTTGACCGTCTCGTACGACATCATCGAGTCGTTTTTGACGGCGTCCTCCTCTCTGCTGGCATTTGTAGCTTGTCTGCGGATGTCTGCACGCCATGAGGCCATACGGATGGTGATGTAGATGTACCAGAATGTGACCACGGCGATCACCAGAGCATAGTAGGCGTCAAAGTAAATGAGGAAGTAGACCATGGCCACGCCAAGATCAACGAGCATGGGCAACACGTTGAAAGTGACTGATTCCAGGAAGGTGTTGAGCGATGCGCCTTTGCCCAACGCAGAAAGCACCTCGCCAGTCTTTTTGCCCAGATGGAATTCCAAGCTGAGCATGTGCACGTGCTCAAAGGCTGCTACAGATAATTCCCGGTACGAGTACTGCTCGATCGGAATCCATAATACCTGCCTGGCAGCTCCAAGAAGCCCGTTGCCTCCTTGGAAGATCCGGTAGAGGATGTACAGACCGATGGCGAACCAGGGCATGTAAATGCCGGAGGGATCTTTGCCGGCCAGAATGTTGGTGATATTGCCTGCTTGGATGGGAACAGCTAGTTGAATGGCGCGCTGTATGATCACAATGCCAATGCAAGTGATGAAGTTGATCTGGAGCTTGCGGTCCTTTGCTGGCCATATGTATGGCAGGAACACAGTGTATGCTCGCAGGTATTCCCACCAACTTCGAGAGGGCGTCTGCTTCGGCTTTTCCCACCCCGCTGGGACCTCCTCCTGGCGTGATTGTGGTGCGGCTGGTTTGCCATTCTGCGTTCCGTATCCCACGGCTGATCCATTGCCATTGGCACTTCCATTCTCATGCGTTCCGTTCGCGAGCAATGCTgttctctcctcctcgtggCTCGTCTCCTGTCTCTTGCCGAAACCCAGCAGGTAGACAAACAGCGTGTAGAAGCTCACGAGAGcaaggatgaggaagagcCGCACAATGTCGATGACGACTTCGGTGATTTCCCATGTGGTCATTTCTCGGCGTATCTCCCCTCCATGTGGCTTTCCGACCTTGGATTCCCGGTGCACAGAAGTGTACAGCGCGAATGAGGCTCCTAGCAGGATAATCTCCATCAATGCCGCCACAATCCATGACACGTAGTGCGCTGCCGTGGGAGATGGTATGGATTCAATCATGTGGATCACCATCAGGGTGTACACCATGAAGGCTCCCACCAGGTAAATCTACGCCATCAGTATATGTCAATCCAACTTGCATGCTCTTTCAGACTCACCGTGGGTGCTTCTCCACACCACCAGCCCTCTTTCCTCTCAAGCAGGGCATGGACTATGATCACCGCGACATTGGCCCCCAAACTGAGTATGACGCCCACTGACAGCCATTCGAACAGCAACTTCCTCGGCCGGCTAAAATCAAGATCGTGTGTGCTGTGTTTCTTTGGCTGGTTGTTCTTCCTCGGAGGCAGTGGTTTGCCTCCTGGACCCAATTGCTCCGACTCTTGCACGACTGGCTCTTCCTTTCCGGCTGCGACGATGCTGCGAGCCGTGAAGGCGAGGAGATAGAGGATCAGGAGGATGATCGGGTAGGCGATCTGCAGGTAGCTCAACACACGCTGTGCTACAGGATTGGACACCCATTGTTGGTTGGCTTCCGCCATGATTGAAGGATGGAGGTGCTCTTCAAGCCGAGGGAGGGCTGCGGCTGGTGAGGGCTCGAGGTATGCGCAGGGCAGCGTTCCTGCGTGGACAGGCACGCCACTGCATGCGTTGGCTTCGAGATATGTAGCGACCgtgtggtggtggcggagaGTTGTTgaagttggaggaggggTAGGTCGGCAGAGGAGGGGAGGTTTGTGATGATCGAcggtgggtggtggtggttctCAGAGGGGTGATCCGGCGATCATGGCAATAGTGAATGtcgaaagaggaggaggatgaggaggagaaggatgacCGCGTGCTACCCTGGGAAGTAGtagcaaaagcagtgcactTGCCTTTCCGTGGCTAGTGAGAAATCAATGTCAGATCGGGTCAGGTTCTGGTGGTCACGGTGGTGCGAATAGACGACGGCGATACTCACTAAAAGGAACTCTTCTCACCTCGTGCCGGTACAAGAGAACACCACACACTCACAGCAAAAGAACCTCGATCATGCGCAGTGCTGCACATGCACCTAGGACGATTAAGTTCGGAGCTAGCGGACGGAAGGCGATCCAAGAGGACCAGAGACGTTCCAGGTTGGGGTGTGACGGGGAGAGAAGGGGAGCATGTCGCTGCTGCACAGAGAGAGATGGGTTCACGTCGCACCAGCTCAGACACATCCTTGCACTGACCATGCACAATCCACAATCCCTCAGAAGCCCATTGCGGTCTGGCCATTTGAACCTCCGTAGAACTCCGCCCGCCTTCGTTGCTTTCTCTTCTCGGCGCTGCTGCTTTCATTCCGTGGCACAGCAGTGCAATAGAATATACCCACAGTCTACAGGCGGCAGCATGTGTGCGTACGACAAAGGAGACACCTGACCCACGTTACCCAAGACGGTACTGTACTGCATCTTTCAGTGTCTAGAACTTCTCACTGCAAAGCGGTAGCAGgcatcaccgccgccgccaccaccccACCATGCACAATCCACTCCACTCTCGACCCACCGCCTCGTGGCCTCAGCCTCCATCATGGCGCACTCGCCACCGCTGGAAACAGCATCCATCTCTTGTGTGATTATGCAGCAGCGACAAAGGCTCCGACGGCACACTGCATTCTCATCAATTTGACAAAATTCTCCGCGAGCAGTGTGTCGTGTGCACACAAGCTGCAGGGGTTGAGCTCTACCGGCATGGGATCCTATACCCTATATCCTTACCTTGCAGCTCTGTCTCTACTACTGCAGCTACATCTGCACTCCTGCTTCGCTTATATGCATAGTCTTTCTCGGATCAGCAAGTCATGACACTGCATGCAGCCAAAGAAATGCTACTGCTTACCGCTCGTTGACTTTCGATCAGCAGAATCTCAACGAGCCATGTTGATGCCTTCAATCGAGCACACAGAGATATGCTAGAAACGGCAGCGAGGGCTCTTTCCCTTATCATGTAGGTAGAGAGTCAAGGTAGGTCATCATCGATGGCGCTCACTTCCAGAGTCCCGAAGCCGTCTTCACATTCCAGCCCTCAATTCCTTCCAAACCGACCGCATCTCACGCTTTCAATCCGCTTGCGAACAAAGACCACAGCTCCAAGACATGCGCACGTCTCAAAAGACAAACAAAGCACATTGATCGCCGAGATCGATCGCAACAATGCCAGAGATGCGTTCAACTTCACTGAAGAGCCGTGGTGTGATGCCCAACACCTTTTTACCGCTTCCCGTCCACCAAAACACACCAAAAATAGAGACAAGAAGAAAAGATGCAAAAAGTCAAGGTCCTCCTCCTAGCGACATCTCTCCGCAAAATGACCATCAAGAAGGACGGAAAATgggtggaagaagacgtCGCGCTGTCAATTGAGAAGTCGGACCCACCCGAGCGAGGTCGACTTTGCTGCACCAAATCCAACACCGCGAGTTGCAAAAACCCACGAACATTCATGAGGAGTGCCGCGCCGAGTCCAGAACCCAGTCTTGGAAAACAAGCACAGTCAAAGAAGTCGAAGTGAACTCGGGGAGCTTTTTGCAGCGGAGTGCGAGACTGGGACCGGGCAATCGGCTCAAATGCCCCGAGGTCGTGCGTACACTTTTGTCGCACACAAACGTTGGATCTTCAGTCACTTCACCGCCCCTTGGCTTCGGGAGATTGTACCACCTCGACAACCACCCTGCGCGGAAGAAGCCTTCAATCCCCGCCAGAAGCCGTTGCTGGTGGTCTAGAACGACACTGCATCCTGTACTGCACTGTAATCATGCACCAAGTCGCACGACACCTTCGATGTCTGCAGCAGCGCAGAAGTGGAGATGCAGGGTTTGCATACGCCCGCTCGATACGATCATGCGGCTCCATCGGGTCTGCTCGGTCTCGCGCTTCGGCGGTGCTGCTTTACGGCCGGTCCGCGGAGAAGCGAAGCAGCGGAACGGTGTTCTGGAGATTCTGGAGCGGGACAGTCTGCCTGAGCACTCGACATGTCCGACCTCGGGTCTGCAGCCTTCTCCCTGTGCCGCGAGCGGCAGCGGGTTGGTGGCGATGATGGTAGCTGAAGCAATAATAGTTGAGACATGGGCTACGAACTGAATATGAACAAGCTGTGGGGTCTTGATCCTCTCGGCCTCACCGTCCGTCCACCCCTTTCACCATAGACCGCCCTCGACCTAGCCACCTCGCTCACAAAGCAACCTCTGTGGAACATGCTCGCCCTGAATCATCCCGTGGCCGAACACTGCCACTTTGCGCGAAGACGGACGGCACCGGACAACCTCGTCACGATCCGTGCACACCCGGGGTGTCATTAAGTAGATGTTGGTCATTCGCATACATGCAGTAGCTATGATCGTTGAGATGTTCGCCACAGCTAAAGAATTGAAACAAGACAAAGCAGAGCGTCGACCACGAGCGTTTGTTAGCCCTTTTATTATCCACCCGCCTCAATTCTTTCAATACCCAGCGCGATCCTGCCCTTCTTACACCACCCTACTCTCCTCctacctcgtcgtcgacaagaCCGCATAGTTCAACAATAAGGCCCATGATCATCCACACCTCTCTTACAAGCTCACCGTCCATCCGGATTATTCGGACACTTGATCAAATTCCCCTTGATCGTCTGCGAGCCAATATGCGAAATAGCTCCTCACGACAAACCCATTGTGACAGCTGATGTGGTGTTTGCTGCCGGCGGAATTCGGGTCGATCTATCATGATTCGATAGGACATGCGAGACGTGGTCGGGGAGGTAAGCATACGCAGAATGTTGCGAACGAGTCCTTGCAGAAGTGGGCGATGCCGTTGTCTGCCACACGGGAGATCGTAAAAGGGACTGATGTGATGAAATAGACTTGTAGTTGCAACGATGTCTATGAATGTGAGCGTGAAGCTGGAAGGTGAGCTTCCAGCTTATCGATAGGCGACTGTGCAACATTCCGTAACAGTGACCCCCCTCCTCAAGGGCGGAGCTCCGGCGacaacaagagcagtgtcaCTGCCCCGGTCATTAGCATTGCTTCGGTCATTGGCTTGAAGGCCTCGGTCATGAGCATTGCTTCCCTCATTGGTAGCGGTGGCATCTTGAAAGACAGAGGCTCGGCCAGCTGATAGCGTCTACACCGGGTAACTCTCTTGGACAACATATGGTCCGGCTCAAGGACTCGGGCTTGCCACGCAGACGATGGCGAGAGATTCGGCTCACTGCCGAGGGTCGTGTGAGTCGCCGTTTTCAATCACTGCCAGACGTTTGTCCACGGTTCTTTTGTAATGTCCCCCTCTTTCCAAAGCACTCTGCAGTGCTTTTCCTTCTCGAATCCTTTGAGTCAACGACGTCCAAGCAGCTCCTCTCTCCCACCTCACCCAAAGCGAAATGTCCCGCCCGTATCTGTACCGCAACCCATAATCTCCCAGATTGCAGCCATTCAAGGCGACTTCGATAAGTCAAATCAATCTCGGCCGTGCAACCACCCCAACGCAGTAAAACAAGGACAGTCTTTCCGGATTCCCCGAAGCCGTGGTTTCCCGAGGGACCCCGACGGCTTTGGCTTCTCCGTGGGACTGTGTGGTTCCTCGACTTCGATGGGGGGAGTTGCGcctttccttcttctctcatGGGAGCCTGCACTACCTGTAGTCCCGAGGGAGGCAGAgcgggcgagggagaaggcCGTTTGTCGGCCTGTTGGTGTTTTGCTTTTGTGAGGGATGGGAATGGGAGTTGGGAGGGCAGTGGAGGACGAGGGAGATAGGAGGGACACGAAGCAGAGATCTGACGGGAAGAAGGAATGTGCAAAGGCTCAAAGACTCGATATGGAGGAAAGGGTGAACTTGCGCTAAAGGTGAGGTGTGATATCGCTGGGAACAAAATTGCAGAAATCGCCGTGAGCAAAAGATGATTCCGAAAAGTTGACATTCAGCTTCCGCCGTGCGCCCACACAGTCAAGTGCTGCACACAGCCTCCGACAAAGCTACGAGAAACAGATGTCCGAGGAGAGCAGAAAGGCGTCGAGTATGTTGTCCGGTATGTTCCGTATGAAAGGACTTGCTGAACGAGAATCTGCATTCGACAATCCTCTCATCAGCCATGACATCCCATTCCATCCCATCCACACCCACATCTCTTGAAATCAGGCAGGTGGTATCCTCACCATCTCATCCTTCCATCgcatccctccctccctctcccacctTCCCATTCCTCCTCATGACGACCCGCTTATCGGCTCCCACTCCAAACCCCCTTCAAGAACCCATCCCTCTGCGCCAATCGGTTGATCGAATCGTCGCTCTCGCCCATGGCGCGCACGAACCCAGAGAGGGCGTAGACCTGGTTCTCGCCGGTGTAGCGGCCGTTCTCGTCGACTTTGCCGACGGAGATTTGCACGGAAGCGTGGTCTTTGGCTTTGATGATGCGGTTGGTTGCGCTGCACTTGCGGGGGACGTAGCTGTCGGGAGAGGAATGTCAGACGGGGTGTGGGAgtgaggaggtggatggGGAGGGTACGTACAGGTCGACGAGCTCGCCGCGTTCGTTCTCCATGTTGACGGGTTTTTGTGTGTGTTGGTGGAGTTTGGGGTGAGGTGTGGTGTTCTGGTTCGCGGCTGACCATCGAATTCGAGATTGACGTTTCGAAGGGAAGCGTCGATTTCTCGTGGGGCTTGGCGAAGCCCTTTGTTCCTGCCTCAGGCTGCAATCTGACAGATTTTTGAACATGGATCACCGTCTACGCGGCTTTCAGCATGTGATTCACTTCGCACACCAGAGGTTTGAACACACTCATTCGTTGGACCATTACTGTACTACGCTATGCAATAATCCAAAATCCCAATGGTCATCCACAAAGAGGTACTGGAACCAAAACCTCACTTTTTCCAAATCGACACTGTCCGTCAATAcatcctccatcatcttctgTCTCTCTCTGCTGTCTCTCTTTGCTGTCTCTCTCTGCTGTCTCGCTTTGCTGTCTCTACTTGCTGTCTCTCTTTGCTGTCTCTCTTGTCTGTTTCATAAAGGACCGGAAGCCATCTGAGGCATTAATCTCCATATAGTCACATCTGTCGTAATAATTGAGGAAACCCGTCCTACAGCGTCAAAGCTGCGACGAAGAATCCGAGAAGAGCCACCACGCTGCCAGCAGCAAGTTTGGGTGCTTCGCTGGTGTTGGTGCCATCGCTGGACATGCCCTGCGAGAAAGTGTTGCCGCCGCTGCCGGAGGACAGGGCAGTGTTACCATCGCCAGCGGAGGTTCCAGAGTTGTCGCCGCCAGTGTCGACGGGAGCACGCCCGCTGCTCGCGACATTGCCGCCACCGGAGATACCAGGCACAGTCTCGACCTGCTGGGTGGGCTGGGCACTGGCACTGGATGTATCGCTGGATCCTCCAAACTTCGGGTTCTCACCAGTGGCCAAGAAAGAGGACAGGACGGTGTCGTTGTTACCAATCTGTACATCACCCTCCGTACCGGCCACGCTGGTGTAGTAGTAAGCATCGCCGTTGCCGGAGCCGCTTGGTGGTTTGTAGCATTCGACGGTAACATCCTTAATCATGGCGTAGTAGTAACCGTTCTGCATGTAGTTGCTGTCCCAGTTGACCAATCCTCCAGCCCACTCGATGGTGCCCTCACCGTTGGACGGCAGCCCAGCTGGCCAGAGGGAAAGTTGAACACGAGCGGGTGTCTGAGGGAAGTTGTAACCCTTGGTGGTCTCGTTGTAGGTATCATCCCTGTTGAGTGTGCGCATGACATTTCCGTCAATGGACCAAGTGACCTTGTCTGGAGTCCAGTCGATCTCGTAGGTGTGCGTGTTCTGGCGAGTGTCGGAAACCTTGAGTGGCACCATGTTTTGGTCTGTCATGTGTTAGTGATTGTTCGTTGCGGCGACTGGCAGAACAACTTACAGTTGGTGATACCCTGGTAATAGTAGTTGGACTGTGCAGAGGTCACATCATCTCCAACCCACTCGAAATCGATTTCATCCTTGACATCACTCATCAAGATGAACGCAGTGACAACACCTTGACCTTGTGATGTGGTCATGGTCGCACTGATCTTTCCATACCAAACGTAATGAGTGCTCGAAAGCAAGGTGCCGACAGTCGATGGAGCCATTGTGAGCAGCACCGAATCGTCGTTGTATTCCACCACCGTTCCCGAGCTGACCCAGTTCGCCTTGGACGCGTCACCCAGGTATACTGTGTTCTTCGCGATATCGTCGATCGAATCCATTTTGTAATCGGCGCTCTTGCAAGTGGGTGCAGCCATACAAGACTTGAGTGAGAAAGAGTGTTCGGGATCACATCCTCCCAAGCAGTATGCACCAGCACCACATTGACCGTATTGTGAACAACATGGTGCGTCTGAAGGGCAGTTGTTTCCGGGACCGCACTTGGGAGCGCTCTGAGCGGCGACGAGGGAGAAGGTTGCGATCaacgcagcagcagcgctGAATGTGTGCTTCATGGTTGGTGAGGTTCTGCGGGTTTCAAGGTTCGTGGGGTTGTGTTCAAGGATATAGCGAGCGGTGGTGTTGCTGTCGAAACAGGCTGGAACCGTTCGGTAGCGCGCCGTGGATTGGAATGCGAACGGTTGTTTCTCGCCACCGACGATTGGTGTTGCAACGATCGTGAGTTGAGGTGATTGAAGTGTTTAACGATAGTCGGATCGAACGCAAGGCGTACGACAAGGAGATGGATAAGAAATA
Coding sequences:
- a CDS encoding putative ABC transporter (ABC transporter, ABC-B family, ATM / HMT type. ATM1 is an ABC transporter that is expressed in the mitochondia. Although the specific function of ATM1 is unknown, its disruption results in the accumulation of excess mitochondrial iron, loss of mitochondrial cytochromes, oxidative damage to mitochondrial DNA, and decreased levels of cytosolic heme proteins. ...), which encodes MAEANQQWVSNPVAQRVLSYLQIAYPIILLILYLLAFTARSIVAAGKEEPVVQESEQLGPGGKPLPPRKNNQPKKHSTHDLDFSRPRKLLFEWLSVGVILSLGANVAVIIVHALLERKEGWWCGEAPTIYLVGAFMVYTLMVIHMIESIPSPTAAHYVSWIVAALMEIILLGASFALYTSVHRESKVGKPHGGEIRREMTTWEITEVVIDIVRLFLILALVSFYTLFVYLLGFGKRQETSHEEERTALLANGTHENGSANGNGSAVGYGTQNGKPAAPQSRQEEVPAGWEKPKQTPSRSWWEYLRAYTVFLPYIWPAKDRKLQINFITCIGIVIIQRAIQLAVPIQAGNITNILAGKDPSGIYMPWFAIGLYILYRIFQGGNGLLGAARQVLWIPIEQYSYRELSVAAFEHVHMLSLEFHLGKKTGEVLSALGKGASLNTFLESVTFNVLPMLVDLGVAMVYFLIYFDAYYALVIAVVTFWYIYITIRMASWRADIRRQATNASREEDAVKNDSMMSYETVKYFNAEAYEFNRYRDAVNKYQKAEYLVTLSLALMNTIQNLVFMVGLIVACFIAAYQVTSGLIPVGDFVIMLTYMTQLQGPLNFFGTFYRMIQNNMINSERMLELFKEQPTVIDKPDVTTLPSCEGEIRYNEVKFSYDTRKPALQGLSFTCAPGTATALVGESGGGKSTVFRLLFRFYNAEAGNIQLDGHDVESITIDSLRKHIGVVPQDTILFNETLMYNLKYARQDATDEEVYAACRAASIHDKILGFPDGYETKVGERGLRLSGGEKQRVAIARTIIKDPRIILLDEATAALDTETEEHIQEALQTLAQGRTMLVIAHRLSTITMCDQILVLHEGKVAESGTHQELLEKKGRYASMWKKQVRAQRAAEEAKVLKDKADRLRRESMDSSAARGRGGILEEDTPPSSDEDDHLHRASAAGGSRSASAGKQREQTEFQRTLSLPADSAVPNAQISSALTSGRDTGTDMAGPREALRSGTVRSPSPVQEEPFGRPPGHP
- a CDS encoding 40S ribosomal protein S21; this encodes MENERGELVDLYVPRKCSATNRIIKAKDHASVQISVGKVDENGRYTGENQVYALSGFVRAMGESDDSINRLAQRDGFLKGVWSGSR
- a CDS encoding uncharacterized protein (related to glycosidase crf2 precursor (Crh-like protein 2)) encodes the protein MKHTFSAAAALIATFSLVAAQSAPKCGPGNNCPSDAPCCSQYGQCGAGAYCLGGCDPEHSFSLKSCMAAPTCKSADYKMDSIDDIAKNTVYLGDASKANWVSSGTVVEYNDDSVLLTMAPSTVGTLLSSTHYVWYGKISATMTTSQGQGVVTAFILMSDVKDEIDFEWVGDDVTSAQSNYYYQGITNYQNMVPLKVSDTRQNTHTYEIDWTPDKVTWSIDGNVMRTLNRDDTYNETTKGYNFPQTPARVQLSLWPAGLPSNGEGTIEWAGGLVNWDSNYMQNGYYYAMIKDVTVECYKPPSGSGNGDAYYYTSVAGTEGDVQIGNNDTVLSSFLATGENPKFGGSSDTSSASAQPTQQVETVPGISGGGNVASSGRAPVDTGGDNSGTSAGDGNTALSSGSGGNTFSQGMSSDGTNTSEAPKLAAGSVVALLGFFVAALTL